Proteins encoded in a region of the Haloglomus salinum genome:
- the hpt gene encoding hypoxanthine/guanine phosphoribosyltransferase produces MDRLRQSLLDAPIIEKDGYHYFVHPISDGVPMLRPELLREIVISIIRKADLDVDKIVTPAAMGIHISTAVSLMTDIPLVVVRKRQYGLEGEVALSQVTGYSESEMYINDVEPGDRVLVLDDVLSTGGTLTAITGALDEIGAEVSDVVAVIKKVGGENRLDAETDYDAKTLINVDVVDGEVVIVDENGDD; encoded by the coding sequence ATGGACCGGCTTCGTCAGTCCCTGCTGGACGCGCCGATAATCGAGAAGGACGGCTATCACTACTTCGTCCACCCCATCAGCGACGGGGTGCCGATGCTCCGTCCGGAACTCCTCCGCGAGATCGTCATCAGCATCATCCGGAAGGCCGACCTCGACGTGGACAAGATCGTCACGCCCGCCGCGATGGGCATCCACATCTCGACGGCCGTCTCCCTGATGACCGATATCCCGCTGGTCGTCGTCCGCAAGCGCCAGTACGGGCTGGAGGGCGAGGTGGCGCTCTCGCAGGTCACCGGCTACTCCGAGTCCGAGATGTACATCAACGACGTGGAACCGGGCGACCGCGTCCTCGTGCTCGACGACGTGCTCTCGACCGGTGGCACGCTGACGGCCATCACGGGCGCGCTCGACGAGATCGGCGCCGAGGTCTCGGACGTCGTGGCCGTCATCAAGAAGGTCGGCGGTGAGAACCGGCTGGACGCCGAGACGGACTACGACGCCAAGACGCTCATCAACGTCGACGTCGTCGACGGCGAGGTCGTCATCGTCGACGAGAACGGCGACGACTGA
- a CDS encoding type IV pilin has translation MGEHDRLARPDRGQSESTGVILIVLIAFILGTSVAAFAFTTFQRESGTAPNIAFGYQYEDLDGDSTRDLQLVIESESGGIEEGSGFEGEHVVLLCESGDCDGIDGKTLDAAAGGGGGGPKGRFVAGDTVMLDGSPSPQEVGRNAVLRVRWAEPNPQGKTVIVGAWNGPDA, from the coding sequence ATGGGGGAACACGACCGGCTCGCTCGCCCCGACCGCGGGCAGAGTGAGTCGACGGGGGTCATCCTGATCGTCCTCATCGCGTTCATCCTGGGTACGTCCGTGGCGGCGTTCGCCTTCACGACGTTCCAGCGGGAGAGCGGTACCGCACCGAACATCGCCTTCGGCTACCAGTACGAGGACCTCGATGGCGACAGCACGCGTGACCTGCAGCTCGTCATCGAATCCGAGAGCGGCGGCATCGAGGAAGGGAGCGGGTTCGAGGGCGAGCACGTCGTACTTCTCTGCGAGAGCGGCGACTGCGACGGCATCGACGGCAAGACGCTCGACGCCGCGGCGGGCGGCGGGGGCGGTGGCCCGAAGGGTCGTTTCGTCGCCGGAGACACGGTCATGCTCGACGGGTCACCCTCGCCACAGGAGGTCGGCCGGAACGCCGTCCTCCGCGTCCGCTGGGCGGAGCCGAATCCGCAGGGCAAGACCGTCATCGTCGGCGCCTGGAACGGGCCGGACGCCTGA
- the mbhE gene encoding hydrogen gas-evolving membrane-bound hydrogenase subunit E → MQPDAGALVAALALPFVAALLVPVLFRVLGQRVAFFAAAVAAGSFGLLATQYGAHGAVQLPWIPSLGVTLTLYVDGLALLIGFLASGVGVLVFTYSYGYMAHEHGHVKYYATLLAFMGSMLGVAFAADLLALFVFWELTSVTSFLLIGHHQREADSQYAARKSMLITVAGGLFMLAGFLVLAFASGDTVAGRTFVLIGTENSLIANGEAVREALRASGLFVPALALVAVGAVTKSAQAPFHVWLPNAMEAPTPVSAFLHSATMVKAGVYLVGRFRPLFVPDLPAVPEWTLLLATLGLVSMTITAILAVGATDIKELLAYSTASHLGLIIAGYGLAGAEALELGAETGAFHIFNHAVFKATLFLVAGIVAHEAHTRKISELGGLRKDLPIVAGVTGIAALGMAGVPPFNGFWSKELLFETTYYVATANGGWFWLYPAIAVFGSVFTFLYSLKFLSLFFGDRPDALADVDIHRPPLSMLAPPALLAGIAIVAGLVPQVAIDAIVQSAFEASVPVGVEAHSLKLSIPKLFTFTPYLGMSLLTIALGAVAYPFYDRLHAGVRRARAVPYTSPNWYYDSLTEGANGVSRRVAIAVHGGAFRTYAAPLLLATATIALAGYAAAGAISIDGVGALPSAPLALVLGVAVVGALAVARAPSHIAGVLTLSILGFMVAIVYILANAPDLALTQLVIETLVLVIFLLVLDKLPAYYGEIQSRARTVADAALASLVGFTVFATVIVATSAQPEGPIFEYFLARAGVPAEHGPVFADYGGGSNVVNVILVDFRAFDTLGEISVVAMAALSVLTLIGMRARTDAGVNEPEATEEEEGAAVADGGYGEPADGGDTR, encoded by the coding sequence GTGCAACCGGACGCCGGCGCCCTCGTGGCCGCGCTCGCCCTGCCGTTCGTCGCGGCCCTGCTGGTCCCCGTGCTGTTCCGCGTGCTGGGCCAGCGCGTCGCCTTCTTCGCGGCCGCGGTCGCAGCGGGCAGTTTCGGCCTGCTCGCGACCCAGTACGGCGCCCACGGCGCGGTCCAGCTCCCCTGGATACCCTCGCTCGGCGTCACCCTCACGCTCTACGTCGACGGGCTCGCCCTGCTCATCGGCTTCCTCGCCAGCGGCGTCGGCGTCCTCGTCTTCACCTATTCGTACGGCTACATGGCCCACGAGCACGGCCACGTCAAGTACTACGCCACGCTGCTCGCGTTCATGGGGTCGATGCTCGGCGTCGCGTTCGCCGCCGACCTCCTCGCGCTGTTCGTCTTCTGGGAGCTCACGTCGGTCACCTCCTTTCTCCTCATCGGCCATCACCAGCGCGAGGCCGACTCACAGTACGCCGCGCGCAAGTCGATGCTCATCACGGTCGCGGGCGGGCTATTCATGCTCGCCGGGTTCCTCGTCCTCGCGTTCGCCTCCGGTGACACGGTCGCCGGCCGGACCTTCGTCCTCATCGGCACCGAGAACTCGCTCATCGCCAACGGCGAGGCCGTCCGCGAGGCCCTTCGCGCAAGCGGGTTGTTCGTGCCCGCGCTCGCGCTCGTGGCTGTGGGCGCAGTGACCAAATCGGCCCAGGCCCCGTTCCACGTCTGGCTGCCGAATGCGATGGAGGCGCCCACACCCGTCTCGGCGTTCCTCCACAGCGCGACGATGGTCAAGGCCGGCGTCTACCTCGTCGGCCGCTTCCGGCCGCTGTTCGTTCCCGACCTGCCCGCCGTTCCGGAGTGGACGCTCCTGCTCGCGACGCTCGGCCTCGTCTCGATGACCATCACGGCCATCCTCGCCGTCGGCGCGACCGACATCAAGGAACTGCTCGCGTACTCCACGGCCTCCCATCTGGGCCTCATCATCGCGGGCTACGGGCTGGCAGGCGCCGAGGCGCTCGAACTCGGGGCCGAGACGGGTGCCTTCCACATCTTCAACCACGCCGTGTTCAAGGCGACTCTGTTCCTCGTCGCAGGAATCGTCGCGCACGAGGCCCACACACGGAAGATATCGGAACTCGGCGGGCTCCGGAAGGACCTCCCCATCGTCGCCGGTGTCACGGGCATCGCCGCGCTCGGGATGGCCGGCGTCCCGCCGTTCAACGGCTTCTGGTCGAAGGAGCTCCTCTTCGAGACGACCTACTACGTCGCGACGGCCAACGGCGGCTGGTTCTGGCTCTATCCCGCCATCGCCGTCTTCGGGAGCGTGTTCACGTTCCTCTACTCCCTGAAGTTCCTCTCGCTGTTCTTCGGCGACCGGCCCGACGCCCTCGCGGATGTCGACATCCACCGGCCGCCGCTGTCGATGCTCGCTCCCCCCGCGTTGCTGGCGGGTATCGCCATCGTCGCCGGCCTCGTCCCGCAGGTCGCCATCGACGCCATCGTCCAGTCGGCGTTCGAGGCGAGCGTCCCGGTCGGCGTCGAGGCCCACTCGCTGAAGCTGTCGATTCCGAAGCTGTTCACCTTCACGCCGTACCTCGGGATGAGCCTCCTGACAATCGCCCTGGGCGCGGTCGCGTACCCGTTCTACGACCGCCTCCACGCGGGTGTCCGGCGCGCCCGCGCCGTGCCCTACACGAGCCCGAACTGGTACTACGACTCGCTCACCGAGGGGGCGAACGGCGTCTCCCGTCGAGTCGCCATCGCCGTCCACGGCGGCGCGTTCCGGACGTACGCTGCCCCATTGCTCCTCGCGACCGCGACCATCGCGCTCGCCGGCTACGCCGCGGCGGGTGCCATCTCCATCGACGGGGTCGGGGCGCTCCCCTCCGCACCGCTCGCGCTCGTCCTCGGTGTCGCCGTGGTCGGCGCGCTGGCCGTCGCCCGCGCGCCCTCGCACATCGCGGGCGTGCTCACGCTCTCCATCCTCGGGTTCATGGTCGCCATCGTCTACATCCTCGCGAACGCGCCCGACCTCGCGCTGACCCAGCTCGTCATCGAGACGCTCGTGCTGGTCATCTTCCTGCTCGTGCTCGACAAGCTCCCGGCGTACTACGGGGAGATACAGAGCCGCGCCCGGACGGTTGCGGACGCCGCGCTCGCGTCGCTCGTCGGCTTCACCGTCTTCGCGACGGTCATCGTCGCGACGAGCGCACAGCCCGAGGGCCCCATCTTCGAGTACTTCCTCGCCCGTGCGGGTGTGCCGGCCGAACACGGGCCGGTCTTCGCCGACTACGGCGGCGGCAGCAACGTCGTCAACGTCATCCTCGTCGACTTCCGGGCGTTCGACACGCTCGGTGAGATATCCGTCGTCGCGATGGCCGCGCTCTCGGTGCTGACCCTCATCGGGATGCGCGCCCGGACGGACGCCGGCGTGAACGAACCCGAGGCGACCGAGGAGGAGGAGGGCGCGGCCGTGGCCGATGGCGGGTACGGCGAGCCAGCCGACGGGGGTGACACCCGATGA
- a CDS encoding MnhB domain-containing protein: MSLDREPTVIAKTVTRTVVPIITVTAVALLIQGHNLPGGGFIAGVLTATAFVLMYVIYGIEAVRRDLVTRAEGYGMLSGPTEAYERTFAAGLALAVASGVAAMFFEVPFLTQAVVFLEGVPLYGELEYASALAFDLGVYFVVVGSLLTILAVVGKE, from the coding sequence ATGAGCCTGGACCGCGAACCGACGGTCATCGCGAAGACGGTCACCCGGACGGTCGTCCCCATCATCACCGTCACGGCGGTCGCACTGCTCATCCAGGGGCACAACCTGCCGGGCGGGGGGTTCATCGCAGGCGTCCTCACGGCGACGGCGTTCGTCCTGATGTACGTCATCTACGGCATCGAGGCCGTGCGTCGGGACCTCGTCACCCGCGCGGAGGGGTACGGGATGCTATCCGGGCCCACGGAAGCGTACGAGCGGACCTTCGCCGCCGGCCTCGCGCTGGCGGTCGCCTCGGGGGTCGCCGCGATGTTCTTCGAGGTGCCGTTCCTCACGCAGGCGGTGGTGTTCCTCGAAGGGGTCCCGCTGTACGGCGAACTGGAGTACGCCTCGGCGCTGGCGTTCGACCTCGGCGTCTACTTCGTCGTCGTCGGGTCGCTCCTGACGATTCTCGCGGTGGTGGGGAAAGAATGA
- a CDS encoding complex I subunit 5 family protein: MASQVVIAPLLAALVTAILALLTRWSPQVQRTLSVAGAVAYVVGVAALFRAVRLDPDNRLVYQVSNWDAPFGITLVADPLSVLLLALAAVVSLVATVYSVRAIDREGQRLSYHALYHFMVVGITGAFLTGDIFNLFVWFEVMLMSSYVLVAFYSGPDSTRAALQYAVLNLLGSAVMLLAIGGLYATTGTLNMADMARRLAEPAAYGIDPAPVLGISSVLLVVFLLKAGVVPFQFWVPDAYRAAPAPATAMLAGVVKKVGVYAVIRLYFTVFAAAPLAVSLPGIEGGPELGFLAFFGPILFLMATASTILGGIGAIDQPDMEGLFAYSSIAQVGFIMLPLAVAATATEPAVRTLGIAAALVYSVNHGLAKGLLFMAVGAVEDAVGSTRLSDLGGLTEAAPVLSGTFLIGTLSLVGIPPLTGFFAKLLVFDTAVRAGAPVALAVALVGAVLTIAYVTRAWNRAFWGEPGPRVRAAAVAALAGAGGDSGDTALADGGQAGDGDDHVGHDDVPSSHEGAHDDHDSHGDDVSAAASIADPVLVTCTLALAVLLVALGIGFDPLYTATTQAASAALDTGAYVDAVDPTTAGEALAGDGGGGGGGHDIETLRDLFGGDGR; the protein is encoded by the coding sequence ATGGCGTCGCAGGTGGTCATCGCGCCGCTGCTGGCCGCACTCGTGACAGCCATCCTCGCGCTCCTGACGCGCTGGAGTCCGCAGGTCCAGCGGACGCTCTCGGTCGCAGGCGCCGTGGCCTACGTCGTCGGCGTCGCGGCGCTGTTCCGGGCGGTCCGGCTCGACCCGGACAACCGCCTCGTCTACCAGGTGTCGAACTGGGACGCCCCGTTCGGCATCACGCTCGTGGCGGACCCGCTATCCGTGCTGTTGCTCGCGCTCGCGGCGGTCGTCTCGCTCGTCGCCACCGTCTACAGCGTCCGTGCCATCGACCGCGAGGGCCAGCGCCTCTCCTACCACGCGCTGTATCACTTCATGGTCGTCGGCATCACGGGGGCGTTCCTCACCGGCGACATCTTCAACCTGTTCGTCTGGTTCGAGGTGATGCTGATGTCCTCGTACGTGCTGGTGGCGTTCTACAGCGGCCCCGACAGCACCCGCGCCGCGCTCCAGTACGCCGTCCTCAACCTGCTCGGGAGCGCGGTGATGCTGCTGGCCATCGGCGGCCTCTACGCCACGACCGGGACGCTCAACATGGCCGACATGGCCCGCCGGCTGGCCGAACCCGCCGCGTACGGCATCGACCCGGCACCCGTCCTCGGCATCTCGTCCGTGCTGCTCGTCGTGTTCCTGCTGAAGGCGGGCGTCGTCCCGTTCCAGTTCTGGGTCCCCGACGCCTATCGGGCCGCACCGGCACCGGCGACGGCGATGCTTGCCGGCGTCGTGAAGAAGGTCGGTGTCTACGCCGTCATCCGGCTCTACTTCACGGTCTTCGCGGCCGCACCCCTCGCGGTGTCGCTGCCCGGCATCGAGGGGGGCCCGGAACTGGGCTTCCTGGCCTTCTTCGGGCCCATCCTCTTCCTGATGGCCACCGCGAGCACCATCCTCGGTGGTATCGGTGCCATCGACCAGCCCGACATGGAGGGCCTGTTCGCCTACTCCTCCATCGCCCAGGTCGGATTCATCATGCTCCCGCTCGCGGTGGCCGCGACCGCCACCGAGCCGGCGGTCCGAACCCTCGGCATCGCGGCCGCGCTCGTCTACAGCGTCAACCACGGGCTGGCGAAGGGGCTGCTGTTCATGGCCGTCGGCGCCGTCGAGGACGCCGTCGGCTCCACGCGCCTGTCCGACCTCGGCGGCCTGACGGAGGCCGCGCCGGTCCTCTCGGGGACCTTCCTCATCGGTACGCTCTCGCTTGTGGGTATCCCGCCGCTGACGGGCTTCTTCGCGAAGCTCCTCGTCTTCGACACAGCTGTCCGGGCCGGGGCACCGGTCGCGCTGGCGGTCGCGCTCGTCGGTGCGGTCCTCACCATCGCGTACGTCACCCGCGCGTGGAACCGCGCCTTCTGGGGCGAACCCGGTCCCCGGGTCCGTGCCGCGGCGGTCGCCGCGCTGGCCGGGGCGGGCGGGGATTCGGGGGACACCGCGCTGGCGGACGGCGGGCAGGCGGGCGACGGCGACGACCACGTCGGCCACGACGACGTGCCGAGCAGCCACGAGGGAGCCCACGACGACCACGACAGCCACGGTGACGACGTGTCGGCTGCTGCGAGCATCGCCGACCCCGTCCTCGTGACCTGCACGCTGGCGCTGGCGGTCCTGCTGGTCGCGCTCGGTATCGGCTTCGACCCGCTCTACACGGCCACCACGCAGGCCGCGAGCGCCGCCCTCGACACGGGCGCCTACGTCGACGCCGTCGACCCGACGACCGCGGGCGAGGCCCTCGCCGGCGATGGTGGGGGCGGTGGCGGCGGGCACGACATCGAGACCCTCCGGGACCTGTTCGGAGGTGACGGCCGATGA
- a CDS encoding Na+/H+ antiporter subunit E, with translation MTRRWLANGLALAVLWLFVRGVDPTPLPSGLVVIAEELVIGLLVGLPTAFALRAFYADEFAVRPSLRVVPYAARYIAVFVRELLTANVDVAYRVLAPSMPIEPDVVAVPLRVESDAAITTIANSITLTPGTLTMDHDAETNTLYVHAINCQDHASVVAPIRTWEDYALVIFEGRDPSTPVPGPDPGQPSADGGTPGAAANGGESDGE, from the coding sequence ATGACCCGTCGCTGGCTCGCGAACGGCCTGGCGCTGGCGGTCCTGTGGCTGTTCGTCCGCGGTGTCGACCCGACACCGCTCCCGAGCGGACTGGTCGTCATCGCCGAGGAGCTCGTCATCGGCCTGCTCGTGGGGCTCCCGACGGCGTTCGCGCTCCGGGCGTTCTACGCGGACGAGTTCGCCGTTCGCCCCTCGCTCCGGGTCGTTCCGTACGCTGCCCGGTACATCGCGGTCTTCGTCCGGGAGCTGTTGACGGCGAACGTCGACGTGGCCTACCGCGTCCTCGCGCCGTCGATGCCCATCGAGCCCGATGTCGTCGCGGTCCCGCTCCGCGTCGAGTCCGACGCCGCCATCACCACCATCGCGAACTCCATCACACTCACCCCCGGCACGCTCACCATGGACCACGACGCCGAGACCAACACGCTGTACGTGCACGCCATCAACTGTCAGGATCACGCATCCGTCGTCGCACCCATCCGGACCTGGGAGGACTACGCGCTGGTCATCTTCGAGGGGCGCGACCCCTCGACGCCGGTTCCCGGCCCCGACCCCGGTCAGCCGTCGGCCGACGGCGGCACGCCCGGGGCGGCGGCGAACGGAGGTGAGTCGGATGGCGAATGA
- a CDS encoding monovalent cation/H+ antiporter complex subunit F produces the protein MANEAAFLDPVLLAALVLSAAITLVAGYRVIVGPTTPDRVVALDVIGTNVVAIAALYAMFSARGLFADVALVLAIIGFISTITVARYVTEGDIIE, from the coding sequence ATGGCGAATGAGGCCGCGTTCCTCGACCCCGTCCTGCTGGCGGCGCTCGTCCTCTCGGCGGCCATCACGCTGGTCGCGGGCTACCGGGTCATCGTCGGCCCGACGACGCCCGACCGCGTCGTGGCGCTGGACGTCATCGGGACGAACGTGGTCGCCATCGCCGCGCTGTACGCGATGTTCTCCGCCCGCGGCCTCTTCGCCGACGTGGCGCTCGTGCTCGCCATCATCGGCTTCATCAGCACCATCACGGTCGCGCGCTACGTGACCGAGGGGGACATCATCGAGTGA
- the mnhG gene encoding monovalent cation/H(+) antiporter subunit G — MFDTTIAPTALARILDPVVLVSESGGPPTVGPIRGAVVVALVALGAFFLIVGTVGLVRLPDIYNRMHATSKATTIGAASILLANTAYFGPRGAGLVSLVGIVFLFVTAPTGSHMISRAAQRMGVDFAGDVTWPGASGDVDDPTESDGTEPADD; from the coding sequence ATGTTCGACACCACCATCGCCCCGACCGCGCTCGCTCGCATCCTCGACCCCGTCGTGCTCGTCTCGGAGAGCGGTGGGCCCCCGACGGTCGGCCCCATCAGAGGGGCTGTCGTCGTCGCGCTCGTCGCGCTCGGGGCCTTCTTCCTCATCGTGGGGACCGTCGGCCTCGTCCGGCTCCCGGACATCTACAACCGGATGCACGCAACCAGCAAGGCGACCACCATCGGCGCCGCGTCCATCCTGCTGGCCAACACGGCCTACTTCGGGCCGCGGGGGGCCGGACTCGTCTCGCTGGTCGGCATCGTCTTCCTGTTCGTCACCGCCCCGACGGGGTCGCACATGATCAGTCGGGCCGCCCAGCGGATGGGTGTCGACTTCGCCGGCGACGTGACCTGGCCGGGTGCGAGCGGCGACGTCGACGACCCCACCGAGTCCGACGGGACCGAACCGGCTGACGACTGA